GACGTCCCGCACGCCATGCGCCTGACCACCTCCGGCACGTTCATCCACGGCAACTACTGGGGCGGCGGCACCTTCGGCAACTACGCCTCCAGCCACGGCTGCATCGGCCTGCGCGACGTCAAGGGCGGCTACGACAGCGGCGTCTCGGCGGCATGGTTCTTCAACCGCTCCATGGCCGGCGACGTGGTGGTGGTCAAGCACTCCCACGACAAGACGGTGTCCCCGGACAACGGCTTGAACGGCTGGAACATGTCCTGGGAGGACTGGACCGCCTGATCAAGGGGCGCGGGGAACTGCGCATCTTTTGGGGGTCCGGGGGCTTGCCCCCGGGGACGGGAAGGGTAGGGGCGGCGGGGGCGAAAAAAGCCCTCCCGCCCCCACCCCCCCGCACTCTCAGACGAACTCCGCCTTCCCCGGCCCCTCCTCCACAAAGGACCGCATCCCCCGCTCACGATCCTCCGTGGCGAACAACCCCGCGAACCACCCCCGCTCAACGGCAAGCCCCGTCTCGATGTCGGTCTCAAGACCCGCATCGACGGACTCCTTCGCCGCGCGCAGCGCGATCGCCGGCCCCCGCGCCAACCGCGCCGCCCACGCACGCGCCGCCTCGTACACCTCCCCGGCCGGAACGACCCGGTCCACGAGCCCCAGCGCCAAGGCCTCGTCCGCCTTGACCTGACGCCCCGTGAAGATCAGGTCCTTCGCCCGGGACGGCCCGATCAGCCGGGACAGCCGCTGGGTGCCACCCGCACCCGGAATCAGCCCGAGCAGGATCTCCGGCTGGCCCAGCTTCGCGTTGTCCGCGGCGATGCGATGGTCCGCGCAGAGCGCCAACTCGCAGCCCCCGCCCAGCGCGTACCCCGTCACGGCGGCCACGACCGGCTTGGGGATGCGGGCCACGGCGGTGAAGGACTCCTGGAGGGCGCGGGCGCGCAGGACCATCGCGGCGTGGTCCATGGCCCGCATCTCCTTGATGTCCGCGCCGGCCGCGAACACCTTCTCCCCGCCGTAGAGGATCACCGCCCGTACGTCGGCGCGGCCCCCCGCCTCCTCCGCGAGCTCCTTGATCCGGTCCTGCGTGGCCACGTCCAACGCGTTCATCGGCGGCCGGTCCAGCCGGATCGTACCGATGCCTTCGGCGACTTCGAGATGTACGGTCATGCACGCAGGTTAACGCGCGCTAACGACAATGCCGCCAGTGCCCGGCGCCCCTCACCACCGCCACCGTGTCCCGCTCGTTATGCCGCCCCCCTTGCAGTTGACACGGTGTCTCATCCGGCGTCGTGTGGGTGGATTCCGTGTGAACCGGCCCGTAGCTTCCGCCGGGCGGTCATGATGAGGGCATGGCGGGGCTGGAGGGCATCGATCAGCCGCGGGGGCAAGGGCGTGCGACCGCCGCGCGCTGGACGCCCGCGGTCGAGGACGAACGGGCGTTGAAGGCGCTGGACCTGTTCGGCGACCCCACGGAGGCGGAGGTTCCGCTCCCGTCGCTGCCGGAGTCCGCCGCCACCGCCCGCCGTCTCGCCCAGGTCGTCCTGCTGCGGCACTGGGGGCTCGGACCCAAGCTGACGGAGGACGCCGTCCTGCTCGTCTCGGAGCTGGTGGGCAACGCCGTACGGCACACCGGCGCCCGCGCCTTCGGACTGCGGATGCGGCGCCGTCGCGGCCGGATCCGGGTGGAGGTGCGGGACCCCTCCCGCGGCCTGCCCTGTCTCATGCCGGTCCAGGAACTCGACGTCAGCGGCCGCGGGCTCTTCCTCGTCAACGAGCTCTCCGACCGCTGGGGCGTGGACCTGCTCCCGCTCGGCAAGACGACGTGGTTCGAGATGCGCGCGCCGTGACGGCGCACCGCCGATCCGGCGGGCAAGCGCATCCGCGACCCACCCCCACCCGCCGTACGGGCGAATAGGCAGGTTTTAGGACGAGAAGTCCTTAAATGGTGCGGGTGAACACCCCGTCCCCCGCCCGCCGCCAGGCCCTCCGCGCCGGCGCCGGACTCGCCGCGGCCGCCGCCCTCACCGGCACGGGCGCCGCCTGCTCGGCCACCGGCCCCTCCGCCACGACGGCCGCCGCCGCGTCTCCGCCGACCGGCACCACCCGCCCCCCGACCGGCACCCCCACCCCCACGGCGACCCCCGCGACCCCCCGCGCCTACCCCGGCCTCCCCGCCCAGATCACCCACGGTCCCCGCACCGGCCCCGGCGTCGCCCTCACCTTCCACGGGCAGGGAGACCCCGCCCTTGCCGAGGCCCTCCTGCGCGCCGCCGAGCGGTCCGGCGCCCGTGTCACCGTCCTGGCCGTCGGCGACTGGCTCGACGCCCACCCCGCGCTCGCCCGCCGCGTCCTCGACGGCGGCCACGACCTGGGCAACCACACCCAGCGCCACCTCGCCGTCAACACCCTGTCCGAGGCGGACGCCGCCGCCGAGATCGAGGAGTGCGCCCGGCGCCTGCGCCGGCTCACCGGCTCCATCGGCACCTGGTTCCGCCCCTCGCGCGCCCCCACCGCCTCCCCGCTCGTCGTACGCCTGGCCCGCCGCGCGGGCTACCCGCACGTGCTGTCGTACGACGTCGACTCCCTCGACCACACCGACCCGGGCGCCGACGCCGTCACCCGCACGGTCCTCGACGAGGTCCGCCCCGGTTCCGTGGTGAGCCTGCACCTCGGCCACCCGGACACCGTCGCCGCCCTCCCCGCCCTCCTGACCGGACTCGACCACCGCGGCCTGCGCGCGGTGACCACCACGGAGCTGCTGAGCCGATGACCCCCACCACCCGCACCCCCACCACCCGCACCCCCGCCACCCGCACCCCCGCCCCTCGCACCCGCGTGTTCCTCGCCACCGCCCTTCTCCTCGCCCTCGCCCCCCTCGCGGGCTGCGGCGACGACACCGCCGGCAGCGCGGCCCACCAGGCCGCCGCACCCAGCGCGTCCCCGAAGGCCGCCGCCCACGCGAAGGCCGCCCCCGACGCCCTCCCCGGCATGCCGCCGCTCCTCGACCCCAAGGACGTCTACGCCGCCGACCGCCCCGGGATGCTCTCCCCGGTCGTCAAGGACTTCCCCTCCCGCGTCTACGTCCCCAACACCGAGTCGGACACCGTCACCGTCATCGACCCGAAGACGTACAAGGTGACCGACACCATCCCCGTCGGCCGGCAGCCGCAGCACGTCGTGCCGTCCTGGGACCTGAAGACGCTGTGGGTCAACAACGACAAGGGCAACAGCCTCACCCCCATCGACCCGAAGACGGGGAAGGCGGGCGAACCGGTCGACGTCCACGACCCCTACAACCTCTACTTCACGCCGAACGGCAAGTACGCCGTCGTCATGGCCTCCCTCGACCGCGAACTGGTCTTCCGGGACGCCCACACCATGAAGACCGTCCACACCGAGCCGGTGAGCTGCTACGGCGTCAACCACGCCGACTTCTCGCCCGACGGCCGCTACTTCATCGTCTCCTGCGAGTTCAGCGGCGAACTCCTCAAGGTCGACACCGAGAGGATGAAGGTCGTCGCCAAGCAGAAGCTGCCGTTCGACGGCGCCATGCCGCAGGACGTCAAGATCGCGCCCGACGGCGGCCGCTTCTACATCGCCGACATGAAGGCGAACGGCATGTGGGTCCTGGACGGCGACAGCTTCGCGCGGCCCACCTTCCTGCCCACCGGCAAGGGCTGCCACGGCCTGTACGTCGGCCGCGACTCGCGCGAGATGTACATCTCCAACCGGGGCGAGGGCACCGTCTCCGTCTTCGACTTCAAGAAGAACGAGCTGACCAAGAAGTGGCACCTGCCCGACGGCGGCAGCCCCGACATGGGCGGTGTCTCCGCCGATGGAGAAGTCCTGTGGCTGTCGGGCCGCTACGACGCCGAGGTCTACGCGATCGACACCCGCACGGGGAAGCAGCTCGCCCGTATCAAGGTCGGCAAGGGCCCGCACGGCCTCGCCGTCTACCCCCAGCCGGGCCGCTACTCCCTCGGCCACACCGGCGTCTTCCGCTGACCCCCCGGCGCTCCGGAAAGGACCGCACTTGAGTCTCCGGCTACCGGAAGGTCCAGACTCGCCGACGTGACCGAGAACAGCACCGCACCGCTCACCATCGGCGAGCTGGCCCGGGCCACCGGACTGCCGGTGCGCACCATCCGCCACTGGTCGGACGAGGGCGCCCTGCCGCCCGTGGCCCGCTCACCCGGCGGCTACCGGCTGTACGACGCCGCGAGCGTCGCCCGCCTGGAGCTGATCCGCACCCTGCGCCAACTGGGCCTCGGCCTGGCCGACGTGCGCCGGGTGCTGTCCGGCGAGAGCAGCGTCGCCGAGCTGGCGGCCGCCCACGTCGCCGCGCTGGACGCGCGGATCCGGGCGCTGCGGGTGACCCGTGCGGTGCTGTCGACCGTGGCGAAACGCGGTTCCAGCGCGGAGGAGACGACCCTGATGAACAGACTGGCCCGGCTGTCCGCCGCCGAACGCGGCAGGATCCTGCGAGAGTTCGTGGACGAGACGTTCCACGGACTGGACACCGCCGACCCGGCGATCCGGGACCGCATGAGTTCCCTGACCGCCGACCTGCCCGACGACCCCACACCCGCCCAGGTGGACGCCTGGGTGGAGCTGGCCGAACTGCTCCAGGACCCCGGCTTCCGGGCCGAGATGCGCACGGCGGCCGAGCTCCAGGCCGCCGACCACGGCGAGGGCGCCCCCGCCGGGCAGTCCATGTGGTTCGCCCGGCGGCTGGTGCAGCAGGGCGCCGAGGGCCGCCGGCGCGGCATCGACCCCGCCTCGCCCGAGGCCGACGCCGTTCTCGGCGAACTGATCGGCGACGCCGACCCCGTCGCCGTGCTCGAACGGCTGGAGCTGATGACGGCCGGCCGGGTCGCCCGCTACCGCGAGTTGCTGGTCACGGTGCGGACCGGCACCCCCGCCGCCGCCCGCCGCGAGGAGTTCGCCTGGGTGGTCGCCGCACTGCGCGCCCGCGCGGGCCGTTAATCTGGCCTGCGTCAACAGGACACGCCCGTACGGCGGCACCGCGGGTGCCCGGCGGCGGACAAGGCACCACAGAAGGGGGCCGATCGGTGGCGGACATCGAGGCAGCGCGCAAGGAGTTCCAGCGGATCGACACGGACGGCGACGGGTTCATCACCGCCGCGGAGTTCAAGTCCGCCCTGGCGCAGGGAGGGGACTGGAACGTCACCGAGTCGGTGGCCGAGTCCGTCATCGCCAGCCGCGACCTCAACGGCGACAAGGTGCTGTCGTTCGACGAGTTCTGGACGTACCTCAACAAGTGACGTCATGCGTGCGGGGCACCCGTCGGATCCCGGCAGGGTGCTCCGCACGCGTACGACGGGTCAGCCCCGGCGCGTCCGCGTCACCCGCACGCTCCAGCGGCCCTCCCGCCTCTCCAGCGCCAGTGGCAGGTCGAAGCACTTGCTCACCAGGTCGTCGGTGAGCACCTCCGCCACCGGGCCGCGCGCCAGCGCCCCGCCCTCGCGCAGCAGCAGCGCGTGGTCCGTGCCCGGCGGCAGCTCCTCCAGGTGGTGGGTGACCAGGACCGTCGCCAGCCGGGGGTGCTCCTCCCGCAGCGTGTCCAGCGCCTCGATCAGCTGCTCCCGGCCCGGCAGGTCGAGCCCGGTGGCCGGTTCGTCGAGCAGCAGCAGCCGCGGCTCGGGCATCAGCGCGCGGGCGATCAGCACCCGGCCGCGCTCGCCCTGCGACAGCGTCGTCCAGCGGGCCTCCCGCCGGTCCGCCAGCCCCAGCGTGCCGGTCAGCCGGTCCGCCCGTTCCTCCTGCTCCGGCGTCGGCGCCCACCGCGGCTGCGGTTCCACGGAGTTGGTCAGCCCGGTCAGTACGACGTCCCGCACCCGCAGCGCCGAACGCAGCGGATGCCGGGGGTTGACGTGCCCGACCAGGGACCGCAGCTCCCGCAGGTCCACCGTGCCCAGCCGGCGGCCCAGTACCTCCACCGTGCCGTGCGTGGGGTGGACGAGCGCGCCCAGCAGGCTCAGCAGGGTCGTCTTGCCGGCCCCGTTGGCGCCGAGCAGCGCCCAGTGCTCGCCGGTGCGCACGGTGAGCGAGACGTCCCGCAGCAGCGGCCGCCCGTCCCGTACGACATGGACGTCCCGGGCGTCCAGGACCACCGTGTCCGTGCCGCCGCCGCTCCTCGTGCCCTCGCCCCTCACGCTCCTGTTCATCACGCCCCCGCCCGGTTGACCGCCGACAGCACCGCGTGCACGGACGCCGCCAGCACCGAGGTGTCCCGGCCCGCGCCCCACGCGGTGGCGCCGTCCACCCGGCACTCGGCGTAGGCGACCGCCTCGCCGTCCGTGCCGGGGCCCGCCGCGTGCTCGGCGAAGTCCCGCACCTCCACCGCGATCCCGGCCCCGGCCAGCGCGTCGGCGAACGCCGACAGCGGACCGTTGCCGGTGCCCTCGTGGTCGCCACTCCGGCCGTCCCGCTCCAGCGTGCACACGAACCGGTGCGTCCCGGACGGCTCCTGCGTCGCCGACCAGGCGGCCAGCCGCACCGCGCCCTCCCGGCCCGGCGCCAGGTACGCCGCCTCGAACAGCGCGTACAGCTCCGCCGCCGTCGCCTCCCGGCCGCTGTCGTCGGTGGCCCGCTGGACCACCTTCGAGAAGTCCGGCCGCATCCGGGCCGGCAGGTCCACGCCGTGCCCGGTCCGCAGCAGATACGCCATCCCGCCCTTGCCCGACTGCGAGTTGACGCGGATCACCGCCTCGTACGAGCGCCCCAGGTCCGCCGGGTCGACCGGCAGGTACGGCACCGCCCACGGCGCCTCGCGCTCCGGCACCCCCAGTTCGGCGGCCCGCTTGGCGTGCGCGGCGAACCCCTTGTCGATGGCGTCCTGGTGGGTGCCGGAGAACGCCGTGTGGACCAGCTCACCGGCGTACGGATGGCGCGGGTGCACCGGCAGCCGGTTGCAGTGCTCCACCGTCGCCCGCACCGCGTCGATGTCGCTCAGGTCGACCATCGGGTCGACGCCCTGCGCGAACAGGTTGAGCGCCAGCGTCACCAGGTCGACGTTGCCGGTGCGCTCCCCGTTGCCGAACAGACAGCCCTCCACCCGCTGCGCCCCGGCCAGCACCGCGAGTTCGGCGCAGGCGACGCCCGTACCGCGGTCGTTGTGCGGATGGACGGAGAGGATGACGGAGTCCCGGCGGGCCAGCTGGCGGTGGACGTACTCGATCTGGTCGGCGTAGACGTTGGGCGTGGCGATCTCCACCGTTGCGGGGAGGTTGTGGGTGACCGGACGGTCGGGGCTCGCGTCCCAGAACTCGGTCAGCTCGTCGCACAGTTCGAGCACGTAGTCGGGCTCGGTCAGGTTGAACGTCTCGGGCGAGAACTGGAAGCGCACGTGTCCGCGCAGCCCGTCCGCGCGGCGGGCCATGCGCTCGGCGGCCTCCCGCACGGTCCGCCGCACCTCGTCCCGGTCCCGCCCGAGCACGACCTCCCGCCACACCGGCGAGGTCGCGATGTACAGATGGACGACGGCCCGGTCCAGCCCCTCGATCGCGTCGAACGTGGTGTCGATCAGCTCCGGCCGGGCGGGCGTGAACACGACGGGCGTGACGTCGTCCGGGACGGCACCGTCCTCCACCAGGTGCCGCACGAAGTCGAAGTCGGTACGGCTGGCGGAGGGATAGCCGACCTCGATCTCCTTGAACCCCCTCCCGGTGAGCAGGTCGAAGAAGCGGCGCTTGCGCGGGGTGTCCATCGGCTCGGCGAGCGCCTGGTTGCCGTCGCGCAGATCGACCGGCACCCACAGCGGGGCGCGCGAGAACCGGGCGGCGGGCCAGCTCCGCTCCTCGACGGGGACCCGCACGCGCTCCTCGAAGGGGCGGTAGCGGTGGTACGGCATGGGACTGGGCCGCTGCGGATTCCAGGGCTCCTGGGCGGGCGGACGGCCTTCGTGGGTGATGCTCATGCTGGTCTGCGACTGCCTTCGGCTCGGTCGGACGGCGACCGGCGGCACGGCGGAACCCCGCGGCGGGGTGCCGGTCGTGGTCAGACCCCGCCGCGGCAGCCGAGAAGAAGCAGACCGCGGTACGTCATGGCGGTACGCTACCCACACCTCAGCTCCTCAGACAAGTGGTGACCGTCAGCCGCCGTCCACGTAAGGTGCCCCCATGCCCCTAGACGCCGTCCGCCCCAGCCCGCTCGTCGAACAGGCCGCGGACCGGCTGCGCGCGCAGATCACCGGCGGACAGTGGCCGGTCGGCACCAAGCTCCCGGGGGAGACCACGCTGGCCAAGGAGCTCGGCGTCGGCCGCTCCACGGTCCGCGAGGCGCTGCGCGCCCTCGCCGGCGCCGGACTGGTCCGGGCACGGCAGGGTGCCGGCGTCTTCGTCACCGCCACCGAACCCGCCGAGGACTGGCCCGCCCGATTGCGACGCGCCGCCGTCACCGACGTCTACGAGGTCCGCCTCGGCGTCGAGGTCCACGCCGCCGCCCTCGCCGCCGCCCGCCGCACCCCCGAGGACACCGCCGCGCTCCGGACCGCCCTGGCGGGCCGCCGCACGGCCGCCGCCGGCGACGACGCGGCCTTCGTCGACGCCGACATCGCCCTGCACGCGGCCGTCGTCACCGCCGCGCACAACCCCGTCCTCGCCGACCTCTTCACCGAGTTCATTCCCACCCTCCGCCGCGGCCTGATCGAGATGCTCGACCTCGTCGGCCTGCGCACGACGGACCCCAACACGGGCGACGACACCCACGAGGCCCTGGTCGAAGCGATCACCCGGGGCGACGCCGAGGCGGCGTCGACGGTCCTGCGCGAGGAACTGGAAGGAACGCTGGGCCTGTTGCGCCGGGCGTGAGGCCCCGGTCCCCGTCAGGCGTCGTCCGCCCATTTCTTCAGCGCGGCTTTACTGCTGAAGTCGGCGACGTCCTTGTCGTGCGGGTCGGAGGTGTACTGGTGGAAGCGCCACTTGGCCTTGATGCGGGGCTCGCCCGCTGTCACGTAGTCGGCGATCCAGAGGCCGTCGCCGGCGTAGGAGGTGGTGTCGACGTTGAGCCAGAAATTCCGGTTGCAATAGAGCAGGACCCGGTGGTTCGGCCGGAGCGATTTCACCTTGCGGATGAAGCTGTCCTTCTCCGCGTTGCTCGCGTGGGTGCCGTCGCCTGTGGTCTCCCAGTCGACGGCGAGGAGGTCGCTGCCCTTCTCGGGCGCGTGTTTGACGAAGTACTCGGCCTGGGCGGTGAGATTGCCCGGCCAGAGGAAGTGGTAGAAGCCGACGACGAGCCCGGCGTCACGGGCGTGCTCGGTCTGGGCGGACAGCCGGGGGTTGATGTACGAGCGGCCCTCGGTCGCCTTGATGAAGGCGAAGGAGAGGCCGTCCGTGTCGAAGGAAGAGGACTGGTAGGCGCTGACGTCGATGCCTCGCAGCATGGGGGGACTCCTCGAAGTGTGCGGTGGGGGAGGGGAGTTGCCGCCCGTCCACCCTGGCATGAGGCTGGTGCCCCGTGTGCGCGGAACCCTCACACGGCGAGGTGGTCGTACTAACACTCGATGATGTTGACAGCGCGCCCGCCGCGAGCCGTCCTGACGGACGTGCAGGCCCCGGAGGGGGCCCTCCCGTCGCCGGCCGGTCGGTTCGGGACCCACCGTTCTTCACCGTCATGGCTACGGCACCTCCGGGTTCGTCGCGTCGGCCGCGGAGGGTCCCGGGGAGCCGGCGGTGGCCGCGGTGCCGGGTACCCAGGTGTCCCCGTCCGGGTTCTGTCCGGGCGCGGCCTCGTCCCGTTCATGGTCGGCCTGCTCGGCCTGCTCGGCCTGCTCGACCAGGGCGTCCGGGCCCCGGACCAGGCGGTGGGGTGGATGTCCGAGAGCGGGATCGCCTGGGTGTCGTCGACGCTGTCCGGCAGCTGTACCAGCCCGACGTGGGCGTACGGGATCCTGGCCTACTCGGCCCGCAGCCCGTCCAGCCCGTCCAGCCCGCCCGCGGCCTCCGCGCCGCCGAAGAACACGGTGCCGGCCCGTGGTCCCTGCGGGTTCGCGTTGTCGCACGGTGCGCGGATGCGAGAGGGGCGTACCGGATCTCACGAGAAAGTGCGTCAACGGTGAGAGGGGCCGACCGGCGTGCCGCTGGCGATCCGCGCGCAGCGGTCGGGAATCAAGGTGTGATCGCTGAATGCGGCGCTTTCGAGCGCGAAATCAGTCATGCCGGCCGAGGTGCCCGGGAGGGGCACTGCCTTGTCACCGGCCGCGGGCCGGACGGCGCTGAGCCAACGTCACTGGGCCACCTCGCCGTCGCACCGGTCAGTGACCGGTCGCCAGGTCTCCGTCGTCCTCACTGTCGCCGTCGTCACCGGTGTCCGCCGCGGCGTCGGCTGCGCCCAGTGCCGCACCCAGTGAGGAGAAGTCCAGGATCTCGGCGGCCTCGCGCCTGGTCCGTTCCGCGGTGCGGGCGGCGATCGCGGGCAGGTCGCCTCGTTCGGCTATCAGCTGGTCGTAGATCGGGGCGACGGCTTGGGCGGCGAGAGACACGTTGTACAGACCTACTTCTGTGTGTGACACGGGACGGAGGGCGGCGAGTGCGGTCAACCGCTGTGCGCGGCCGAATCGCACGCCTCCGCGCCTGCCAGGTGAACCCGGGCAGGCCAGATCTCCGCTACCCGCCCCCTCGCCCTTCACACCCCGGCACACCGCACTGGAATGCGCATCGGCCCCGCTCGCCATCAGCGGCTCTCCCGGCGGGTCGGCGGCTGGTCTGCGGGTACTTGCGCACGCGGTGGCGGCAACACGGCGGTCACCGGGGCTGGTGAGGAGCGGGTGGTATGACGCAGGAGGTCGAATCGCTCGGCTGGGCGGTGCTGATCGCCGGGGCGGTGATGGCCGCGGCCCTCGTCTTCCATCCCGTGAGCGAGCGCATCCGGGTGCCCGCCCCCGCCTTCTTCCTCCTCGCCGCGGCCGTGGTCTCCGATCTGGTGCCCGGCCTCCGGACGATTCCCCTGGACATGGTGCAGCGGCTGGTCACGGTCGCGTTGATCTTCGTCCTGCTGGACGGAGGTGCGTCGCTGGGCTGGCGCCGGCTGCGGCCGTCCCTGGCGGCGGCGTCCTGGATGGGGCTGGGCGGCACCGTCGTGATCGCCGCGGCGACCGGCACGCTGGCCCATCTGTTCCTCGGCCTTCCGTGGGAGCCGGCACTGCTGCTCGGCATCGCGCTGGCACCGACCGATCCGGCGGCGGTCTTCTCCGCCCTGGGGCGCAAGGAGATCGCCGGGCGCAGTGGCACGCTGCTGAACGGCGAGGCCGGTCTGAACGACCCGGCCGGCATCGCCCTGCTCACCGCGGTGCTCGAACTGGGCGGCCGGACCGGTGGGGCCGCGGTCGGGCATGTCGCCTGGGTCTTCGTCGAGCAGATCGCCGTCGGGACGGCCGTCGGCGTGGCAGGCGGGCTGGCGCTGCTGCGGCTCCTGCGCCGAGTGCGGCTGCCCGGCCAGGGCCTCTACTCCCTGTCCGTCATGGCGGGCGCACTGGTGATCTACGGAGTGGCGACCGTGGCGCACGGCTCCGGCTTCCTGGCGGTGTTCACCGCAGGGGTGGTGCTGGCCGACAGAGGGGTGCCGTTCGAACGGGAGATCGAGCGGTTTCATGACGCGCTGTCCAGCCTCGGCGAGATCGCGGCCTTCACCGCACTCGGCCTGACCGTCACGCTGGCGGATTTCGACAACCTCGGGGCCTGGGGCGACGGCGCGGTCATGGCCGTGATCACGCTCGTCCTGGTCCGCCCGGTGGTCATGATGCTGATGCTGCGGCCGGTACGGCTGCGGACCGGGGAGCGGGTCTTCCTCTCCCTGACCGGGCTGAAGGGCGCCGTGCCGATCCTGCTGGGCAGCTTCCTGCTCACCGAGCACACCACCCACGGCCGCTCCCTCTACGACATCGTCTTCGTCGTGGTCGCCGCCTCCATCCTCGTCCAGGGAACCCTCATCCCCTGGCTCGCCCGGCGCTGCCATGTGTCCCTGCGCTCCACGCCGCTGCGACCGTGGCCGCTCGGCATCCGGTTCCGGTCACCACCCACCGGCATACGGCGCTACCGCGTCCGGCCCGGCGCGACGGCCCAGAACACGCGCGTCGACGACCTCGACCTGCCGGCCGACGTCTGGATCGCGCTCGTCATCAGAAAGGGAGAGCTCCTCACCCTGCATCCCGACACCCGTTTGGACGCCGAGGACGAGGTCGTCCTGGTCACGGACCCGGAGTCGGAGGGACCCGACGACGGCGTGGCGCAGGTCTTCGGGGCGGCCTGAAACAGCACCACCGCGCAACCCGTCACGGACTGAGCCGCTCGCCCGGCGCGTCACCACCACTGCCCGGCGCGTCGCCACCGACTCGACCGCCGTCGAGCCGCCTTCGAGGAAGGAAGTCGCTGTGCCCATACCCGCGCCAGTTTCCTCCGCATCCCGCGGCGGGTGCGCATGACGGCGCGTAGGACACCGCAAGCAGAGGGACGGAACGGACGGGGTGCCGCGCGCACCCGCCTGGCCTCCGGTCTACGGCTGTTCGTGCTGTCCGTCCGCCGTGCTGCTCGCCGGGGTCGGCGCGATCGGCCGGCCTTTCGGCTGGGTGATGCTGACCACGACGTTGGGCCCGACGGCCCATCTGCTGCTGGCCCACCCCGATTCGGTCGGCGCACGACTGCGCAGTGCCGTTCTGGACCATGCCGCGGCGATCGTTGCCGGCCCCGGCCGCCTCGCCGCCCTCGGACTGTGGGGCCATGCGTCGGCCGCCGCCCAAGAGCACGACAGCGCGCGCTCTCGGGCCGGACGGTGCGTGCGGTGTGCGGCAGCGAGCCGGCCTCCGTGGCTCCCGACGATGACGTCGACCGTGCGGTGCAGCTGATGCGTGCCGAGGCTGTTCGCCGGCTGCCGGTCGTCGAGGACGGGCGCCCTGTCGGCATCGTCGCGTTGGGCGACCTCACCGTCGAACGCGATCCCACCTCGGCGCTGGGCGACATCAGCGCGGCCGAACCGAGCGCCTGATCAGATCAGAACGGCGTCAGTGACAGCACCGCCGCAGCCGGGAGTGCCTGGTGATTCGATCGCCCCGCCGCTGAGCAAACGGCACGAACGACGGCGACAGGCCGTTGTCCGGCATCGGGTCTGTCGCGGATCGGCAGGGGGCGGAATGCCGGCCCCTGGTACCCGAGGGTACGGAGCAGGAGCTGGTCATCTGCCGCTGTCCCGGACTGAACGCGACTCCTGCCAAGACACCGACGGCCGGCACTGTCAGTTGCACCGATGCCAGGCGGTGTCCCACGTGTACCCGTAGGTGGGCAACGTGTAGAAGTCGTCCACGGTCGACATGGTGTCGCCCGGTGGCCGTGGTGGACGGAGGGAAAGTGGGTGTCCGGCGAAGCTCTGCGGTGATCTGTCGGAGACACGTCAGGATCCTGTAGGGTTTGCGACGGTGTG
The DNA window shown above is from Streptomyces sp. NBC_00670 and carries:
- the leuA gene encoding 2-isopropylmalate synthase, which translates into the protein MSITHEGRPPAQEPWNPQRPSPMPYHRYRPFEERVRVPVEERSWPAARFSRAPLWVPVDLRDGNQALAEPMDTPRKRRFFDLLTGRGFKEIEVGYPSASRTDFDFVRHLVEDGAVPDDVTPVVFTPARPELIDTTFDAIEGLDRAVVHLYIATSPVWREVVLGRDRDEVRRTVREAAERMARRADGLRGHVRFQFSPETFNLTEPDYVLELCDELTEFWDASPDRPVTHNLPATVEIATPNVYADQIEYVHRQLARRDSVILSVHPHNDRGTGVACAELAVLAGAQRVEGCLFGNGERTGNVDLVTLALNLFAQGVDPMVDLSDIDAVRATVEHCNRLPVHPRHPYAGELVHTAFSGTHQDAIDKGFAAHAKRAAELGVPEREAPWAVPYLPVDPADLGRSYEAVIRVNSQSGKGGMAYLLRTGHGVDLPARMRPDFSKVVQRATDDSGREATAAELYALFEAAYLAPGREGAVRLAAWSATQEPSGTHRFVCTLERDGRSGDHEGTGNGPLSAFADALAGAGIAVEVRDFAEHAAGPGTDGEAVAYAECRVDGATAWGAGRDTSVLAASVHAVLSAVNRAGA
- a CDS encoding FadR/GntR family transcriptional regulator translates to MPLDAVRPSPLVEQAADRLRAQITGGQWPVGTKLPGETTLAKELGVGRSTVREALRALAGAGLVRARQGAGVFVTATEPAEDWPARLRRAAVTDVYEVRLGVEVHAAALAAARRTPEDTAALRTALAGRRTAAAGDDAAFVDADIALHAAVVTAAHNPVLADLFTEFIPTLRRGLIEMLDLVGLRTTDPNTGDDTHEALVEAITRGDAEAASTVLREELEGTLGLLRRA
- a CDS encoding glycoside hydrolase family 25 protein, which gives rise to MLRGIDVSAYQSSSFDTDGLSFAFIKATEGRSYINPRLSAQTEHARDAGLVVGFYHFLWPGNLTAQAEYFVKHAPEKGSDLLAVDWETTGDGTHASNAEKDSFIRKVKSLRPNHRVLLYCNRNFWLNVDTTSYAGDGLWIADYVTAGEPRIKAKWRFHQYTSDPHDKDVADFSSKAALKKWADDA
- a CDS encoding cation:proton antiporter domain-containing protein, whose amino-acid sequence is MTQEVESLGWAVLIAGAVMAAALVFHPVSERIRVPAPAFFLLAAAVVSDLVPGLRTIPLDMVQRLVTVALIFVLLDGGASLGWRRLRPSLAAASWMGLGGTVVIAAATGTLAHLFLGLPWEPALLLGIALAPTDPAAVFSALGRKEIAGRSGTLLNGEAGLNDPAGIALLTAVLELGGRTGGAAVGHVAWVFVEQIAVGTAVGVAGGLALLRLLRRVRLPGQGLYSLSVMAGALVIYGVATVAHGSGFLAVFTAGVVLADRGVPFEREIERFHDALSSLGEIAAFTALGLTVTLADFDNLGAWGDGAVMAVITLVLVRPVVMMLMLRPVRLRTGERVFLSLTGLKGAVPILLGSFLLTEHTTHGRSLYDIVFVVVAASILVQGTLIPWLARRCHVSLRSTPLRPWPLGIRFRSPPTGIRRYRVRPGATAQNTRVDDLDLPADVWIALVIRKGELLTLHPDTRLDAEDEVVLVTDPESEGPDDGVAQVFGAA
- a CDS encoding CBS domain-containing protein, translating into MTARRTPQAEGRNGRGAARTRLASGLRLFVLSVRRAARRGRRDRPAFRLGDADHDVGPDGPSAAGPPRFGRRTTAQCRSGPCRGDRCRPRPPRRPRTVGPCVGRRPRARQRALSGRTVRAVCGSEPASVAPDDDVDRAVQLMRAEAVRRLPVVEDGRPVGIVALGDLTVERDPTSALGDISAAEPSA